AACCACAATTCGAGTTTAATGTCCAATTCTTTTCAGACTAAGAATAAAAATCACACGACTTAACCCGAATTCTGAAACCAATACTATTATCtatccaaaatctaaatttgaaaaataaagatatgaATGATACATCGAGTATTGAGAAGAAAAATTAGCACCTCGGATTGATTACTTTCTGTCTAAAGAGGTGGAATGGCTTGTCAAGTCTAAGGATTTGCAGAGACATATATAGAACGTGAAATAAGGGTTTCGAGTTTGAATCGACGATAGAATCATTGAGGATATTTGATTTTCGGGTAATggaaaggatttcggattgcaTGATACGCAAGTTGAGATTTTGGAAAGGTTTGGTTGAGATTTCCGGAGATAATCGTGGTGTATCTACTCTCGATTCGAAAATGGAAGAAAGAGGGGCTAGGGTTGAGTTTCGTCGGGTTTCGGTGGTTATGAATCGGTTGTCTGTTTTTTACCCGATCCAAACCGACATCCATTCGAACCCATAATCGCGAACCAAATGGTTTATTAAGAAAATCTGAAACCGAATCGAACCGCTTTAATCGGACCGGGTACCGATCGGTTGTTCGGTTTACGGATATATTTTCCAGGCCTAACGAGGCCTTTGTTTGAGACTGGtgatatgttttgattttataacttTGAAACGAAATAAGCCCAACAACAAAATAAGCCGAACAAAGAACCTGAGACTAACCCTAGCCCACTTTAAAACTTAACCGAAATCGAATCATAAACCAACTAAGCCGAAGAATTAACAACCATTCTCAAAGATAATTTAAgtggattaaaaaaaatcatatccaAAAATTCGAAATCTAATTCCAAACAtctaaagaaataaaataaaataaaataaaatgatcttttgaaaattttgatgataatagttttaattaaaaaatcggAAATCAAACCAAACCGCATCAAATTGATGATACTAAAATACAAATCAGAAAGTTTCAGGTCAAGTTTACAATGGATTGTTCTAAATTGacgaagatggtttcagaaccagaagaacggtcaatttttacaaattatttggaagatataaaGACCTTGAAAGCAAGACTCCTCAGCTcagaaatcatttatatatcACATACGCATAATTTtaaggtggatagtctagctcTCGTGTAAAAATGCAACCGTTTTTCGTCTCGGTATGGTTAAATcgatataaatttgtttaagTCTACAAACCAGAAAAGTCCCAATAGGAACTTCAAATTCCTTATGTCCAAATGGTTAAGCTGAGTATCATTTGTTTACCTTGATCGGTTGTAGTAATGtttcaatgttttatttttttgcctaGGAAACATTCCCTTAGAACTTTCTTTTTGTAAgcttcttttttcattttaatgatattaacaatttagcaaaaaaaaaaaaaaaaaaaatcccaaaaacTCACATGGggttcttattatttttatttttttttgttttatttgatttaaaaaaaattaaaaacagaacCAATCGCGGATCGCCACGTGTCGTGGAACCCGCAAAACAGTACAAGATATACCCAACAAACGTTTCTTATTCTGCAACTATAGTACACGGTTTTTTCAATAATCGTGGACCCTCCCCACATAAGAAACGCTCAGCATACTGCGATGCAGATGCTCTTAGATGATACCTAAGGTTTAACACCTAAACTAATCATTTTgctcattttaatatatttattttttaaactgtaTCATTTTAATACCCAAAGTATgtttatttaaatgataagtttcaaacaaaacttagaaaaaatctaaaattcaaaaaataaaatctttgaAAATTTCGAATTTTATTTTCACTCTTAATAATAAAAGCAACGTTGAGGGTGTCTTGGTCGGGGTCGTAAATCCGCATCCTCTTGATGTTGCGCTGCTTGTAAAGAGCCACCACGTCTGATGGATTTGGCCGGGGATTGCCTAACCTCCCGTAGCATACTCCGATTTGTGCAGCTATATTTCATTAGTAATAGAATTGCATcaaataatgtaatattatataacataacCAATATGGTGGTACGATATGATTAATGGGTGTTACATAAGGTTAAAAGATGATTATACACGTGGTGTCGAAAAAGGAAGCCATTAGAAGGCTGAGAAGAATCAGCAACATTGGTGATGGGCTCCATGAGGATAATATCCTTTCAGACATTTTCATGAAATAAACGTTAAGATATGATTTTTTATGTTATACTTTGAACCGTACCATTGTGCAACTAATTTATAGTGAGAATCCGGGGGTTCAGGCCAGTCAATGGATGACGTACCATTAACAGAATTTCCTAAAATCTATATATGCTTTGAAAAGTCTACGAATATGAATTTTCTGCCAAATTAATTAGCTTTCAATAGGGTCAAACTAGCTAGAGCGACTGAATTGTTAAATGAATAAATGGTATAAATCGCCCAAACACAAATTTGTATTCGGTTTTCAGAATACTAAATTTAAATCATTCTTGGTCCTAGCTAGGTCGGATCATGGCATAAGTCATTCCAATCACGCGTGGGCAGTTAATTAAATTGTATCATCACGTCATTAGACTTAAGACTCACTAGCCAACAACAGTTATTCTAGATTTTTATGGTAATGAATTATGATAACCATGCAAATAATTTAAACATTAAATATCTAGATATTTCCAAATAATGGATCCATGCACACCCCACTATAAAAAGTGTTTAAGACTAAATACGAATTTGATTTTGGTATCATGGTACAAGCCGTTAATCACACGTCAATTGTTGaccatataattatatatcctTACGTCATTAGACAAACTAACCATCATAAATTAATGGTAAGCTGACTTTCGTTACTAATAATTCCTCTAATCATTTTCAAAGTTCTGTTATTTACCTAATAGCCAAAGGAAGTTTTTTTGGGGTCGATTTCAGTTCTGGACGACGAAAAACACACGCATGCATGGTGGCTTTGGTTAGGCTTGTGTTACGTCCAAACGTTTGTGTTACTatgaactaaaataatatatgtatatacattgtAGAAATTAAACCACTCTCCTTATATTATAGAAACAGATGgagtaaaacataatttaaggCTCATTATTCCTTATCATTACAACACGTTCCCCGTTTTAATACCAGTACAGAAAAGGCCATCAAATAATAGATTTAAAGCATTTTATTGTATCACTAGCCCTTGCTCAGTATCTTCAAGGATATTAGTTGAACTTAACATCATACTTAGGCTGTTGACTAGGAAGAAACATCCCCCAAAACTTCTCAAGCTCGGGAGGACCCTTCTGATTCTCATCAAACATAGCGAATATATAAGTCTCTATAGCTTTCCCTGGCTTTCTCGGAGTTCCACTCTTCACATGTTGTATCAAATTATTAACATAAGTCATCGCATTATCCACACTAGTCCCTGGTCCTCCCTCCGTGGGCCAACCACTCTCCGACACCACGATTTCCAACGACCCTCCGCCTGATTTCTCCAGTGCTGCGTAGACCGCGTCAAGATTGGCGTCGAAGAGGTTTGTGTAAGAGTATGAGTCGTCATTGACTACAGGGGTCGGTTTGAACAAAGCGTACTCAAGGGGGATGGAGTCCATGTTGTCCTTGTAGCTGAAGTAAGGGTAGTTATTCAAAAGCAGAGGAGATTGCTTGCTTACCAAGAAATCTATCACCGGTTGGAGAAAGTTCTTGTACTCATCCGTGAATCTTCCGTGCGAGGGAGGGTACGTGTCCGTGGTGGCTCCCATGTCTATAGCCGTCGACACCTTGATCCCGAGGCCTGCTCCAGAAACCGCGCTATCGATGTTTTGCATGGCCTGGAAGAGAATACTACCGGCTGGCTCCGAGGGTTTCACCTCGTTTCCGACCGTGATGTAACGGAACCTGACACCGTCGTAGTTCTTGACATTGTTTTGGACCCACGCGTCGGCCTCCGCTTGGCTGGAGGCGACACGTTCGAGGTCTGTTTTGGGAACGTCGAGGATGAGCTCGATGTCGGAGTTGCGGAGAGCGTTGAGAGCCTCTGCGTCTGGAGCGTAAAGCCGCATCCTCTTGATGTTGCGCTGCTTGTAAAGAGCCACAACGTCTGATGGATTTGGCCGGGGATTGCCTAACCTCCCGTAGCATACTCCGATTTGTGCAGCTATATATCATTAGTAATAGAATTGCATCAAATAATGCATGTGATATTATATAACATAACCAATAAGATAATTAATGAGCGTTACATAAGCTCAAAAGATGATTATACCCGTGGTGTCCAAGAAGGAAGCCATTAGAAGGCTGAGAAGAATCAGCAACATTGGTGATAAGTATAAGATCCTTGATTCAGACATTTTCATGAATAAGAAAAGTTAAGatatggattttttttatattatactttGAATCGTATCAGTATGCACCTTATTTATAGTGCGAGTCTAGGGTTTAAAGTCAGtcattaattaatgaaataacaCTAACAAATATTTCTCGGGAGCTATGTTTTGAAAAATCTACGAATACGAGCTTTCTGCACAAGTAGCTTTCAGTATGGTAAAACTGCCAGACCGACTCAAGTGTTAAATTGTATCTAGCGGCCAAAACAAAATTGTATTCGGTTTTCAGAATACTCAAATTTAAATCACTGCTGTGTTACTAGTCGTGAATCATACGTTAATCACGTCAATCGCGCGTCGACGGTTAACTAAATTGTATCATTCCGTCATTAGACTTTATACACACTAGCCAACATCCAGTTATATCAATTGTTAGACCAATGTCACCGTAAAACAAGTTAGAAACTAAGATTACAGTTTTGTATCCCCTAAACGacgcaaagaagaagaagtcattCTCATTTATAGTTTAGGTGAAACACCATAACAAGATAGTTTAGGAGGAAGGACTTAGAGTCTGGTTTGGAATCTGATAATCTGATATAGAAGATTAATCTATCTTTTTAACATTCTATTACAAAGTTACATTTAAtgtaaaacagtttttttttattaaataaaatttaacattcattcaaaaaaaaaaagaacaccaTAACAAAGAATCAAACATTATTCACAACAACGGATTTTAATCCATGTCACATAATATCTACTAACATTTGGTTAACTGCGACACGTGAAGTTTCTATAAAACACTAGTTTTGGTCTGTGATTGTGTTGGTCGTTGTGGTTACTGTTTTGTGGTCGTCAAGGCAGCTTAAGCTTAATGACAATGGACCGGACAAGTCAAACAGGTCTTTTGTTGTCGGTTAGTCTTGGGTGCGTACCTAACTGTATTGCTGTTTGTTGTTGAACATTAAAATGTGAAGAAAGagtctttcatttttttttcgcTCCAATATTCACTCCAACGAGGAGTATCGGTTATGCTAATTAATTTAGTTTTCACCTAAGTTTATATTTCAATAAAATGAATAGAAAATTCACATTACGGGGCCTAGGCCTAGGCAATCGGGGGACCAATCGGGTGTCGGTTTGGTTCCAATCGGGTGTCGGGTTTTCGGTTCTAGAAAAAACAGCTCCATTcggatattttaaaaattcggTTCCATGTCGGTTTGGATTatattcgggttcggttcggtgtTGGTAACACCACAAAGTTACAACTAAACCCGTTATGCATTCGGATATCGG
The window above is part of the Brassica napus cultivar Da-Ae chromosome C8, Da-Ae, whole genome shotgun sequence genome. Proteins encoded here:
- the LOC125591159 gene encoding glucan endo-1,3-beta-glucosidase, acidic isoform-like, giving the protein MKMSESRILYLSPMLLILLSLLMASFLDTTAAQIGVCYGRLGNPRPNPSDVVALYKQRNIKRMRLYAPDAEALNALRNSDIELILDVPKTDLERVASSQAEADAWVQNNVKNYDGVRFRYITVGNEVKPSEPAGSILFQAMQNIDSAVSGAGLGIKVSTAIDMGATTDTYPPSHGRFTDEYKNFLQPVIDFLVSKQSPLLLNNYPYFSYKDNMDSIPLEYALFKPTPVVNDDSYSYTNLFDANLDAVYAALEKSGGGSLEIVVSESGWPTEGGPGTSVDNAMTYVNNLIQHVKSGTPRKPGKAIETYIFAMFDENQKGPPELEKFWGMFLPSQQPKYDVKFN